A window from Solanum stenotomum isolate F172 chromosome 7, ASM1918654v1, whole genome shotgun sequence encodes these proteins:
- the LOC125870176 gene encoding cell division cycle protein 48 homolog — MSNKAESSNSKGPKKDFSTAILERKKSPNRLVVDEAINDDNSVVSLHPDTMEKLQFFRGDTILIKGKKRKDTICIALVDETCDEPKIRMNKVVRNNLRVRLGDVVSVHQCPDVKYGKRVHILPIDDSIEGVSGNLFDAYLKPYFLEAYRPVRKGDLFLVRGGMRSVEFKVIETDPPEYCVVAPDTEIFCEGEPVNREDENRLDEIGYDDVGGVRKQMAQIRELVELPLRHPQLFKSIGVKPPKGILLYGPPGSGKTLIARAVANETGAFFFCINGPEIMSKLAGESESNLRKAFEEAEKNAPSIIFIDEIDSIAPKREKTHGEVERRIVSQLLTLMDGLKSRAHVIVMGATNRPNSIDPALRRFGRFDREIDIGVPDEVGRLEVLRIHTKNMKLAEDVDLERIGKETHGYVGADLAALCTEAALQCIREKMDVIDLEDESIDAEILNSMAVTNEHFSTALGTSNPSALRETVVEVPNVSWEDIGGLENVKCELQETVQYPVEHPEKFEKFGMSPSKGVLFYGPPGCGKTLLAKAIANECQANFISIKGPELLTMWFGESEANVREIFDKARGSAPCVLFFDELDSIATQRGGSSGDAGGAADRVLNQLLTEMDGMNAKKTVFIIGATNRPDIIDPALLRPGRLDQLIYIPLPDEDSRHQIFKACLRKSPLSKDIDLRALAKYTQGFSGADITEICQRACKYAIRENIEKDIERERRRRDNPEAMEEDVDDEVSEIKPAHFEESMKYARRSVSDADIRKYQAFAQTLQQSRGFGSEFRFAEATTGPTTGTADPFATSAGGADEDDLYS, encoded by the exons atgagTAACAAAGCTGAATCCTCTAATTC GAAGGGGCCTAAGAAGGATTTTAGTACAGCAATTTTGGAgaggaagaaatcacctaatcGTCTTGTTGTTGATGAAGCAATCAATGATGATAATTCTGTTGTTTCACTTCATCCTGATACTATGGAAAAGCTCCAGTTTTTCCGTGGTGACACAATCTTGATAAAG ggaaagaaaagaaaagatactATCTGCATTGCCCTTGTTGATGAAACATGTGATGAGCCAAAGATTAGGATGAACAAGGTTGTCAGAAATAACCTTAGGGTTCGTCTTGGTGATGTTGTCTCTGTTCATCAATGTCCTGATGTCAAATATGGTAAACGTGTGCACATTCTTCCCATTGATGACAGCATTGAGGGGGTTTCGGGAAATCTATTTGACGCTTACTTGAAAC CCTATTTCCTTGAAGCATATCGACCAGTGAGAAAGGGCGATCTATTTCTTGTAAGAGGAGGGATGAGAAGTGTAGAATTCAAGGTTATTGAGACTGACCCTCCTGAATACTGTGTTGTCGCCCCAGATACTGAGATATTCTGTGAGGGTGAACCTGTGAACAGAGAAGATGAGAATCGGCTAGATGAGATTGGCTATGATGATGTTGGTGGCGTGCGTAAACAAATGGCTCAGATCCGCGAGCTTGTTGAGCTTCCGTTGAGGCATCCACAACTGTTCAAATCTATTGGTGTGAAACCTCCCAAAGGAATTCTCTTGTATGGACCTCCTGGATCAGGGAAGACATTGATAGCTCGAGCAGTTGCTAATGAGACTGGCGCATTCTTCTTTTGTATTAATGGGCCAGAGATCATGTCCAAATTGGCGGGAGAAAGTGAAAGTAATCTCAGGAAAGCATTTGAGGAAGCTGAGAAGAATGCgccttcaattatttttattgatgaaattgattCAATAGCTCCTAAACGTGAGAAGACTCATGGAGAGGTCGAGAGGAGGATTGTTTCTCAGCTCTTGACTCTCATGGATGGTCTCAAATCACGTGCCCACGTAATTGTCATGGGTGCCACTAATCGCCCTAATAGTATTGACCCCGCCCTAAGAAGGTTTGGCAGATTTGATAGGGAGATAGATATTGGTGTCCCGGATGAAGTTGGGCGTCTTGAGGTGCTTCGTATCCACACAAAGAACATGAAGCTCGCCGAAGAT GTTGATTTGGAAAGAATTGGCAAAGAAACACACGGTTATGTTGGTGCGGATTTGGCAGCTTTGTGTACCGAGGCTGCACTTCAGTGCATCAGAGAGAAGATGGATGTGATTGATTTGGAAGATGAATCTATTGATGCAGAGATATTAAACTCCATGGCTGTGACTAATGAGCACTTCTCAACTGCCCTTGGGACAAGCAATCCATCTGCCCTGCGCGAAACT GTTGTTGAAGTTCCTAATGTCTCCTGGGAGGACATTGGAGGCCTTGAGAATGTCAAGTGTGAGCTCCAAGAG ACTGTTCAATATCCTGTGGAACATCCTGAGAAGTTCGAGAAGTTTGGTATGTCTCCTTCTAAGGGTGTTCTCTTCTATGGGCCACCTGGATGTGGGAAAACTTTGTTGGCGAAGGCTATTGCAAATGAATGCCAGGCCAATTTTATTAGTATCAAGGGTCCAGAATTGCTTACCATGTGGTTTGGAGAGAGCGAAGCCAATGTTAGAGAAATATTCGACAAGGCTCGAGGGTCTGCTCCTTGTGTCCTGTTTTTTGATGAGTTGGACTCGATTGCTACTCAG AGAGGTGGTAGCAGTGGAGATGCCGGGGGAGCTGCTGATAGAGTTTTGAATCAACTCCTCACTGAAATGGATGGTATGAATGCCAAGAAGACGGTTTTCATCATCGGTGCCACCAACAGGCCTGACATTATTGATCCTGCACTTCTACGTCCTGGTCGTCTTGACCAATTGATTTACATTCCTCTTCCTGACGAGGATTCCCGCCATCAAATTTTCAAGGCATGCCTGCGGAAATCACCCCTTTCTAAGGATATTGATCTCAGAGCTCTTGCAAAATATACACAAGGGTTCAGCGGAGCTGACATTACAGAGATCTGCCAACGTGCATGCAAATACGCTATCCGAGAGAACATTGAGAAA GATATTGAGAGGGAGAGAAGGAGAAGGGATAATCCAGAAGCCATGGAGGAAGACGTTGACGATGAGGTATCCGAGATCAAGCCTGCTCACTTTGAGGAATCAATGAAGTATGCTAGGAGAAGTGTCAGTGATGCTGATATCCGCAAGTACCAGGCGTTTGCTCAGACGTTGCAGCAGTCCCGAGGGTTTGGTTCTGAGTTCCGGTTTGCAGAGGCCACCACCGGTCCCACCACCGGAACTGCTGATCCCTTTGCAACTTCTGCTGGTGGTGCAGATGAAGATGACCTGTATAGCTAG